One window from the genome of Salvia miltiorrhiza cultivar Shanhuang (shh) chromosome 7, IMPLAD_Smil_shh, whole genome shotgun sequence encodes:
- the LOC130992118 gene encoding ABC transporter G family member 11-like: protein MGETNDGVIMEEESEAGNGEDGFAVEKSQVACSLVWKDLTVMIALTNGKTHTILDQLSGYAQPGTFTALIGPSGSGKTTLLDALSGRLAPDAFLSGAILLNGRKANLSFGTVAYVTQDESLIGTLTVRETIAYSARCRLPDRMSWSEKCEIIDNTILEMGLQDCADTVIGNWHLRGISGGERRRVSIALEILMRPRLLFLDEPTSGLDSAAAFFVIQTLRGLAKDQRTVIASIHQPSSEVFELFDKLCLLSRGRTVYFGEASKADEFFAGAGFPCPEFRNPADHFIRCINSDFDNVKATLGESMKLQFEADDDPLGKMIAAEAIEILVDSYRSSEYCCSTNEKIEEMSKVEGGDVDFGGSEASFLRQAITLTQRSFINMWRDFGYYWLRLVVYIVVTVSIGTIYFDIGTGYTSIQGRGACSSFVFGFVTFMCIGGFPNFVEDMKVFQRERLNGHYGVGAFVISNTLSAMPYLIMISLISGTICYFMVNFHSGFSHYAFFVLCLYACVSVVESLMMAIASVVPNFLVGILVGAGIQGIFMLMSGYFRLPNDIPKPVWRYPVSYMSFHFWALQGQYQNDLKGLMFDNISADQPKISGEFILENIFEIDVRRSKWVDLSVIFSMIIIYRLIFFIMIKANEDVIPWIRRYVAKKRIQPINNTNNNTVAT from the exons ATGGGGGAGACGAATGATGGTGTGATCATGGAGGAGGAGAGCGAAGCCGGAAACGGAGAAGATGGTTTTGCAGTTGAGAAATCCCAAGTTGCATGCAGTCTTGTTTGGAAGGATTTAACCGTAATGATCGCTCTCACCAATGGAAAAACACACACTATTCTCGACCAACTCTCTGGCTATGCTCAGCCAGGAACTTTTACAGCTCTCATCGGACCTTCCGGCTCCGGCAAAACCACGCTGCTCGATGCCTTATCCGGCCGCCTTGCCCCCGACGCCTTCCTCTCCGGAGCCATTCTCCTCAACGGCCGTAAGGCCAACTTATCTTTTGGGACCGTT GCATATGTAACACAAGACGAAAGCTTGATTGGGACTCTAACAGTGCGAGAAACAATAGCATATTCAGCTCGATGCCGCCTCCCCGATAGGATGAGCTGGTCTGAGAAATGCGAGATCATAGACAACACCATCCTAGAAATGGGACTTCAAGACTGTGCCGATACTGTCATAGGAAACTGGCACTTGCGAGGGATCAGCGGAGGCGAAAGGCGAAGAGTCAGCATTGCACTTGAGATCCTCATGAGGCCAAGATTGCTCTTTCTTGATGAACCAACCAGTGGGCTAGACAG CGCCGCAGCATTCTTTGTGATTCAGACACTACGCGGATTGGCTAAAGATCAACGGACAGTTATAGCCTCAATCCACCAGCCTAGCAGTGAAGTGTTTGAGCTGTTTGACAAATTATGCTTGCTTTCTCGTGGCAGAACTGTCTACTTTGGCGAAGCTTCAAAAGCTGACGAG TTCTTTGCCGGTGCCGGTTTCCCTTGCCCTGAATTCAGGAACCCCGCTGATCACTTCATCCGATGCATCAACTCCGATTTCGACAATGTCAAGGCAACTCTCGGAGAATCAATGAAGCTGCAG TTTGAGGCAGATGATGATCCTCTAGGGAAAATGATAGCTGCTGAAGCTATCGAAATACTTGTAGACTCTTATCGTAGCTCCGAATATTGTTGTTCAACAAATGAAAAGATTGAGGAAATGTCCAAAGTT gaAGGAGGTGATGTAGATTTTGGAGGGAGTGAAGCGAGTTTCTTGAGACAAGCGATCACATTAACACAACGCTCGTTTATTAACATGTGGAGGGATTTTGGGTATTATTGGCTGAGGCTTGTGGTATACATCGTTGTCACCGTCTCTATTGGCACCATTTACTTTGATATTGGAACTGGCTATACTTCCATCCAG GGGAGGGGAGCGTGCTCGTCTTTCGTCTTTGGTTTTGTAACCTTCATGTGCATTGGAGGCTTCCCCAATTTTGTGGAGGATATGAAG GTTTTCCAAAGGGAGAGGCTGAATGGGCACTATGGTGTGGGCGCATTTGTTATAAGCAACACCTTGTCAGCAATGCCATATTTGATTATGATAAGTTTGATTTCTGGAACAATTTGCTACTTCATGGTGAATTTCCACTCTGGTTTCTCGCATTATGCCTTCTTCGTATTGTGCCTTTATGCGTGCGTGAGTGTGGTCGAGAGCCTCATGATGGCCATAGCTAGTGTTGTTCCTAATTTCCTCGTGGGGATCCTCGTCGGCGCCGGAATTCAG GGAATATTTATGCTTATGTCTGGCTACTTCCGACTACCAAATGACATCCCAAAACCTGTTTGGCGCTATCCTGTGTCGTACATGAGTTTTCACTTCTGGGCTTTACAG GGACAATATCAAAATGATCTGAAAGGATTGATGTTCGACAATATATCAGCTGATCAACCTAAAATCTCAGGagaatttattttagaaaatatatttgaaatcgaTGTTCGTCGATCAAAATGGGTGGATCTGAGCGTTATATTCAGCATGATCATCATATACAGGCTCATCTTCTTCATAATGATCAAAGCCAATGAAGACGTCATACCATGGATTCGACGTTATGTTGCAAAGAAAAGAATACAAccaataaataatactaataacaACACTGTTGCTACATAA
- the LOC130993768 gene encoding probable polygalacturonase At3g15720 has product MVYLLLLCGVVLELSIVKCARTRLGSSSDTTFDVTKFGATGNGRTDDAKAFESAWAAACNKSLGTTSKVIVPSGSTFLVSSVKFAGPCNSRSITFEILGSIVAHPREAWGNEDVGEWIFFHQVEGLSVVGNGQGVIDGQGDSWWRHGDQSNSPTAMRFSHCNNLHVSGLKHMNSQRNHISINGCNHANISNLHITAPGTSPNTDGIDISSSTNLNIQDCVMATGDDCIAINGGTSSVFISRITCGPGHGISIGSLGKNGKHDEVEGIHVENCSFIRTQNGVRIKSWQGGAGFAKNIVFSNINFESADNPVIIDQYYCPHQTCNNKVSGVKVSNVRYSGLHGTSMAKNATINLSCSETVPCTGILLDNVNIKSVDAHASLAHCTNAHGTAHACTPAINCLKS; this is encoded by the exons ATGGTGTACCTTTTGTTATTGTGCGGGGTAGTTTTGGAATTAAGCATTGTTAAATGTGCACGAACAAGATTGGGTTCGAGTTCGGATACAACATTTGATGTGACTAAATTTGGTGCTACTGGAAATGGGAGAACAGATGATGCTAAA GCATTTGAATCGGCATGGGCAGCAGCCTGCAACAAAAGTTTGGGAACAACAAGTAAGGTGATTGTACCGAGTGGAAGTACATTTTTGGTATCTTCTGTCAAATTTGCAGGCCCATGCAATTCAAGATCCATAACTTTTGAG ATATTGGGAAGCATTGTTGCACATCCAAGAGAAGCTTGGGGAAATGAGGATGTTGGTGAATGGATTTTCTTCCATCAAGTTGAAGGGCTCTCTGTGGTGGGAAATGGACAAGGCGTGATTGATGGGCAAGGCGATTCTTGGTGGCGCCAC GGCGATCAAAGTAACTCACCAACA GCAATGAGATTTTCTCATTGCAACAACCTCCACGTCAGCGGATTGAAACACATGAATAGCCAAAGGAACCACATTTCAATAAATGGATGCAATCATGCAAATATTTCAAATCTTCATATTACTGCACCTGGAACTAGTCCTAATACAGATGGCATAGACATCAGTTCTTCCACAAATCTTAACATTCAAGATTGTGTCATGGCAACAG GGGATGACTGCATCGCGATCAATGGAGGCACTTCTAGTGTCTTTATTTCGAGGATCACTTGTGGCCCCGGTCACGGTATAAG CATTGGAAGTTTAGGTAAAAATGGGAAACACGACGAAGTTGAAGGAATACATGTAGAAAACTGCAGTTTTATTAGGACTCAAAATGGCGTGAGGATCAAATCATGGCAG GGAGGCGCGGGATTTGCCAAGAACATCGTCTTCTCCAACATAAACTTCGAATCAGCTGACAATCCTGTCATCATAGACCAATACTACTGCCCTCACCAAACATGCAATAACAAG GTTTCTGGTGTGAAAGTGAGTAATGTGAGGTACAGTGGACTCCATGGAACGTCTATGGCGAAGAATGCTACAATAAACTTGAGCTGCAGCGAGACAGTTCCGTGCACCGGTATACTACTAGACAACGTCAACATAAAAAGTGTGGATGCACATGCTTCTTTAGCACACTGCACCAATGCTCATGGAACTGCTCATGCTTGCACTCCTGCAATTAATTGCTTAAAGTCTTGA
- the LOC130992124 gene encoding ABC transporter G family member 11-like, whose translation MMGHMNYGGTMSETASACNLAWKDLTVTIALNNAKTHTILNQLSGYAHPRTLTALIGPSGSGKTTLLDALSGRLAPNAFLSGAILLNGRKANLSFGTVAYVTQDESLLGTLTVRETIAYSARFRLPDRMSWSEKCEIIDSTILEMGLQDCANTVIGNWHLRGISGGERRRVSIALEILMRPRLLFLDEPTSGLDSAAAFFVTQTLRGLAKHNRTVIASFHQPSSEVFELFDKLCLLSRGTTVYFGEASKADEFFAGAGFPCPEFRNPADHFIRCINSDFDKVKATLGESMKLQFEADDDPLGKMRAAEAIEMLLDSYRSSEYCCSANEKIEEISKVRGSVVDFGGIDDGASLVRQVIPLTQRSFVNMWRDLGYYRLRLAVYIVVIISVGTVYFDLGTAYSSIKARGACTAFVFGFITMMSIGGYPSFVEDMKVFQRERLNGHYGVGAFVISNSFSSMPYLIVISLVSATICYFMVGLWHYTFFVLCLYACTSVTESLMMAIASLVPDYHLGVVIGAGIQGIFMLASGFFRLPNDMPKLVWRYPLSYVSFQFWALQGQYKNDLKGLMFDAISPLLPKISGEFILTNEVQVDVHQ comes from the exons ATGATGGGGCACATGAACTATGGTGGGACAATGTCGGAGACTGCATCTGCATGCAACCTTGCGTGGAAGGATTTGACTGTAACGATCGCCCTCAACAACGCCAAAACACACACAATTCTCAACCAACTCTCTGGCTATGCTCACCCACGAACCTTAACAGCCCTCATCGGACCTTCCGGCTCCGGCAAAACCACGCTGCTCGACGCCTTATCCGGCCGCCTTGCCCCCAACGCCTTCCTCTCCGGTGCCATTCTCCTCAACGGCCGTAAGGCCAACTTATCTTTTGGGACCGTC GCATATGTAACACAAGACGAAAGCTTGCTTGGGACTCTAACAGTGCGAGAAACAATTGCATATTCAGCTCGATTCCGCCTCCCCGATAGGATGAGCTGGTCTGAGAAATGCGAGATCATAGACAGCACCATCCTAGAAATGGGACTTCAAGACTGTGCTAATACTGTCATAGGCAACTGGCACTTGCGAGGGATCAGCGGAGGCGAAAGGCGAAGAGTCAGCATTGCACTTGAGATCCTCATGAGGCCAAGATTGCTCTTTCTTGATGAACCAACTAGTGGACTAGACAG CGCCGCAGCATTCTTTGTGACTCAGACACTACGCGGATTGGCTAAACATAACCGGACAGTTATAGCGTCATTCCACCAGCCTAGCAGTGAAGTGTTTGAGCTGTTTGACAAACTATGCTTGCTTTCTCGTGGTACAACTGTCTACTTTGGCGAAGCTTCAAAAGCTGACGAG TTCTTTGCCGGTGCCGGTTTCCCTTGCCCTGAATTCAGGAACCCGGCTGATCACTTCATCCGTTGCATCAACTCCGACTTCGACAAAGTCAAGGCAACTCTCGGAGAATCAATGAAGCTGCAG TTTGAGGCAGACGATGATCCTCTAGGGAAAATGAGGGCAGCTGAAGCTATCGAAATGCTTCTAGACTCTTATCGTAGCTCCGAATATTGTTGTTCAGCAAATGAAAAGATTGAGGAAATATCCAAAGTT AGAGGAAGTGTTGTAGATTTTGGAGGGATTGACGATGGGGCTAGTTTGGTGAGACAAGTAATCCCATTGACACAACGGTCGTTTGTTAATATGTGGAGGGATTTGGGGTATTATCGGCTGAGGCTTGCGGTATACATCGTGGTCATAATCAGTGTTGGAACCGTTTACTTTGACTTAGGAACTGCGTATAGTTCCATCAAG GCGAGGGGAGCATGCACGGCTTTCGTTTTTGGTTTTATAACCATGATGTCCATTGGAGGTTATCCTTCTTTTGTGGAGGATATGAAG GTTTTCCAAAGGGAGAGGCTGAACGGGCACTATGGTGTGGGTGCATTTGTTATAAGCAACAGTTTTTCATCAATGCCATATTTGATTGTGATAAGTTTAGTGAGTGCAACAATTTGCTACTTCATGGTGGGTTTATGGCATTATACATTCTTCGTATTGTGCCTTTATGCATGCACGAGTGTGACCGAGAGCCTCATGATGGCCATAGCTTCTCTTGTTCCTGATTACCACTTGGGGGTCGTCATCGGCGCCGGAATTCag GGAATATTTATGCTTGCATCTGGCTTTTTCCGGCTCCCAAATGACATGCCGAAGCTTGTTTGGCGCTATCCCCTCTCGTACGTCAGTTTTCAATTCTGGGCTTTACAG GGACAATACAAAAATGATCTGAAAGGATTGATGTTTGACGCCATATCACCTCTTCTTCCCAAAATCTCAGGAGAGTTCATTTTAACAAACGAAGTTCAAGTGGACGTTCATCAATAA